One Desulfovibrio inopinatus DSM 10711 DNA segment encodes these proteins:
- a CDS encoding type II toxin-antitoxin system RelE family toxin, whose product MHPLDCREARPEPSIMRYEIVWTPQAVRELKKLSPQGQEAVRRLVDDLEKCPFPKGMTKLTGVDAFRIRSGQFRVIYSVNGSKLVVRILKVADRKEAYNNRLIKTLKKYT is encoded by the coding sequence ATGCATCCCCTGGACTGTCGTGAAGCAAGGCCTGAACCTTCAATAATGCGATACGAAATCGTTTGGACACCTCAGGCTGTTCGGGAATTGAAAAAACTATCCCCGCAAGGGCAGGAGGCTGTCCGAAGACTGGTTGACGACCTTGAGAAGTGCCCTTTCCCTAAGGGAATGACAAAGCTCACAGGCGTCGATGCGTTCCGAATTCGATCAGGGCAATTCAGAGTCATTTACAGCGTCAATGGGTCGAAACTCGTCGTTCGAATCTTGAAAGTCGCAGACAGAAAAGAAGCGTACAACAACCGCCTTATCAAGACCCTTAAAAAATACACATAA